In candidate division WOR-3 bacterium, a single window of DNA contains:
- a CDS encoding radical SAM protein, whose product KGGIKSTISCLRLFKTALNNEKINKFNDKAVLFFLIPPIPSESFRRHLRHYSNKFILRNGNSFFGQAFIAVNRKCPFNCWYCSAGNTQDNELSLEELDGVISLFKDWGASTIVFTGGEPLFRDDIDILISKYHEDLSFVILTSGYGLSVKRAKRLKDNGLFSISISLDHFDPKINDRSRGREGAFDIALDAIKNAKSAGLYTVVQTVATSELLRDGETERFIDFVKNLDVDELFLLEPLCTGRLFSKEKNIYVNSEEIERLKSLHIKSAREKDGLKVITSPFIEDTEKFGCGAGTQHIYVDTTGELWPCNFLPVSLGNVLREPETVKERLKKYFSKPCGFCLLKKYHKKLLRYYNNSLPVKFEYADKILKEMAD is encoded by the coding sequence ATAAGGGTGGGATAAAATCTACTATTTCTTGTCTGCGACTATTCAAGACCGCATTAAATAACGAAAAGATAAATAAATTTAACGATAAAGCAGTCCTTTTCTTTCTCATTCCACCTATCCCGTCAGAGAGTTTTAGACGCCATTTAAGGCATTATTCAAACAAATTTATTTTGCGAAACGGAAATAGTTTCTTTGGACAGGCATTCATCGCGGTCAATCGCAAATGTCCGTTCAATTGCTGGTATTGTAGTGCAGGCAACACGCAGGATAATGAATTGAGTTTAGAAGAACTGGATGGAGTTATTTCGCTGTTTAAAGACTGGGGTGCAAGCACAATTGTCTTTACCGGTGGTGAACCACTTTTTAGGGATGATATAGATATTTTGATCTCAAAATATCATGAAGATCTGTCATTTGTTATATTGACTTCTGGTTATGGATTGAGTGTAAAAAGGGCAAAAAGACTGAAAGATAACGGTTTGTTTTCAATTTCTATCAGCCTCGATCACTTTGACCCTAAAATCAATGACCGGTCAAGGGGTAGGGAAGGGGCATTTGACATTGCCCTAGATGCCATAAAGAATGCCAAGAGTGCTGGATTGTATACAGTCGTCCAGACCGTAGCAACAAGCGAATTGTTAAGGGATGGAGAGACAGAAAGATTCATAGACTTTGTAAAAAATTTAGATGTTGATGAATTATTCCTCCTTGAACCGCTCTGCACTGGAAGATTGTTTAGTAAAGAAAAAAATATCTATGTGAACAGCGAGGAGATAGAAAGATTAAAATCATTACATATTAAATCAGCAAGAGAGAAAGATGGTTTAAAGGTTATCACATCTCCATTTATTGAAGACACAGAAAAATTTGGTTGTGGTGCTGGCACCCAGCATATCTATGTTGATACTACTGGTGAACTCTGGCCCTGCAATTTTCTTCCAGTATCATTGGGGAATGTATTAAGAGAACCTGAGACGGTGAAGGAAAGACTGAAGAAATATTTCAGTAAACCGTGTGGTTTTTGTCTTCTAAAAAA